The following are encoded together in the Atribacteraceae bacterium genome:
- the mscL gene encoding large-conductance mechanosensitive channel protein MscL, which produces MLKEFKEFALKGSIIDLAVAVIIGAAFGKIITSLVNDLLMPVTSIFLGGISFTDLKYVITPASGDVAEVALRYGVFIQSMVDFLIIAFSIFMIIKMITSIKKKEPVAEPAPVVPSNEELLLVEIRDLLKTKQI; this is translated from the coding sequence ATGTTAAAAGAATTCAAAGAATTCGCTTTAAAAGGTAGCATCATAGATCTTGCAGTGGCCGTGATTATTGGCGCAGCATTTGGGAAAATAATCACATCGCTGGTCAATGATTTACTGATGCCAGTGACAAGTATTTTTTTAGGAGGCATCAGTTTTACGGACTTGAAATATGTCATTACACCCGCAAGCGGAGATGTTGCAGAAGTAGCTCTTCGGTATGGCGTATTCATTCAATCGATGGTCGACTTTTTGATTATTGCTTTTTCCATTTTTATGATTATAAAAATGATTACATCTATAAAGAAAAAGGAACCTGTGGCAGAGCCTGCTCCTGTAGTACCAAGCAATGAAGAACTTCTACTAGTAGAAATCCGCGATTTACTCAAAACAAAGCAGATTTAA
- a CDS encoding transposase, which produces MSKFTVGEGIFSYKRNEESIAAEAALDGFYVIRTSVEKERWAPEKAVLSYKSLSRAERAFRTLKGVDLKIRPIHHRAEDRVRAHIFLCMLAYYTEWHLREAWRSLLFEDEYPSTVSRRCCLNWPW; this is translated from the coding sequence TTGAGTAAGTTCACTGTCGGCGAGGGAATATTCTCCTACAAACGCAACGAAGAGAGTATCGCGGCAGAGGCAGCGCTGGATGGGTTTTACGTGATTCGTACCAGTGTCGAAAAAGAAAGGTGGGCCCCGGAAAAGGCTGTTTTGAGCTACAAGAGTCTATCCCGGGCAGAGAGGGCTTTTCGGACCCTCAAGGGAGTCGATTTAAAGATCAGACCGATCCACCACCGCGCAGAAGACCGGGTGCGAGCCCATATCTTTCTGTGTATGCTGGCTTATTACACGGAGTGGCATTTACGGGAGGCCTGGCGGAGCCTACTTTTCGAGGACGAGTATCCGTCCACAGTTTCCAGACGCTGCTGTCTGAATTGGCCATGGTAG
- the thiD gene encoding bifunctional hydroxymethylpyrimidine kinase/phosphomethylpyrimidine kinase: MKKVLTIAGSDSGGGAGIQADLKTFCAFGVYGMTAITAVTAQNTQTVNTVLPLSPELVKEQIAMVMEDIGVDAVKTGMLFSSEIIGVVADLMQYYRVQRLVVDPVMVSKSGKLLLQREAMITLQERLLPLAYLVTPNLAEAEVMTGLSLTQVEEMEEACRVLHRRGAANVLLKGGHLPGKDLVDVLFDGTRSILYSGKRIPTHNTHGTGCTYSAALCALFALGYELPEAITTAREYLTTVITYALDLGQGFGPTNHLAPLMIRSGVDPATGGKLW; this comes from the coding sequence ATGAAAAAAGTCTTGACCATTGCCGGTTCTGACTCGGGAGGGGGAGCGGGAATCCAGGCTGATCTCAAAACGTTTTGTGCGTTTGGGGTGTATGGGATGACGGCGATCACGGCGGTGACCGCCCAGAACACCCAAACGGTCAATACGGTACTCCCTCTTTCTCCGGAATTGGTTAAAGAACAAATTGCAATGGTGATGGAAGATATCGGGGTGGATGCGGTTAAAACCGGAATGCTTTTCAGTTCGGAAATAATCGGCGTGGTGGCTGATCTCATGCAATACTACCGGGTACAACGCCTGGTGGTGGATCCGGTTATGGTTTCGAAGAGCGGTAAATTGCTTTTGCAAAGAGAGGCGATGATCACCTTGCAGGAAAGACTGCTGCCCCTGGCCTACCTGGTCACCCCCAATCTCGCAGAAGCCGAAGTGATGACCGGTCTGAGCCTGACACAGGTCGAGGAAATGGAGGAAGCCTGCCGAGTGCTTCATCGCCGGGGGGCGGCCAATGTCCTTCTGAAAGGGGGTCACCTGCCTGGGAAAGATCTGGTGGATGTATTGTTCGATGGGACCCGAAGTATTCTCTATTCGGGGAAGCGCATTCCCACTCATAACACCCATGGCACGGGATGTACCTATTCAGCCGCCCTGTGTGCCCTGTTTGCCCTGGGATATGAATTACCCGAAGCGATAACCACCGCCCGCGAATATCTGACAACGGTGATCACCTATGCTTTGGATCTGGGTCAGGGTTTTGGTCCTACCAATCATCTGGCTCCCTTGATGATTCGCTCGGGAGTCGATCCCGCAACGGGGGGAAAGCTGTGGTAG